One part of the Sphingobium yanoikuyae genome encodes these proteins:
- a CDS encoding NAD-dependent epimerase/dehydratase family protein: protein MHVLLTGSSGWLGRFLAPMLRAAGHAVTGLDVAPGRGTDIIGSVADRALIDRAFAERGIEAVIHGGALHKPDIARYPAQAFIGVNVTGTRNLLEAAVAAGHDRFVMTSTTSLMISQAVRDEAGDAAVWLDEQSGPLEPRNIYGVTKLAAEGLCRVQQLEQGIGCTILRTARFFPEDDDTDASLSGQNLKANEFLHRRLTVEDAARAHLVALERTPPARCETYLVSAPTPFCREDAIELKRDAAAVIARHFPEAAELYARRGWQLPASIGRVYDAGLAQRQMGFRCATAFAAILTALANDAAMPFIHDADYVSPAVQS from the coding sequence ATGCATGTCCTGCTGACCGGATCGTCGGGCTGGCTGGGCCGTTTCCTGGCGCCGATGCTGCGCGCGGCGGGACATGCTGTGACCGGCCTGGACGTCGCGCCGGGCCGGGGCACCGACATCATCGGATCGGTCGCCGACCGGGCGCTGATCGACCGGGCCTTTGCCGAGCGCGGGATCGAAGCGGTGATCCATGGCGGCGCGTTGCACAAGCCGGACATCGCCCGCTACCCCGCCCAGGCCTTCATCGGCGTCAATGTCACCGGCACGCGCAACCTGCTGGAGGCTGCGGTCGCGGCGGGGCATGACCGCTTCGTCATGACATCCACCACGTCGCTGATGATCAGCCAGGCGGTGCGCGACGAGGCGGGCGACGCGGCGGTGTGGCTGGACGAGCAGAGCGGGCCGCTGGAGCCGCGCAACATCTATGGCGTGACCAAGCTGGCGGCCGAGGGGCTGTGCCGGGTGCAGCAACTGGAGCAGGGCATTGGCTGCACCATCTTGCGTACTGCCCGCTTCTTCCCGGAGGATGACGACACGGACGCCAGCCTGTCGGGGCAGAATCTGAAGGCCAATGAATTTCTCCATCGCCGGCTGACGGTCGAGGATGCGGCGCGAGCGCATCTGGTCGCGCTGGAACGGACGCCGCCGGCGCGCTGCGAAACCTATCTGGTGTCGGCACCGACGCCCTTCTGTCGGGAGGACGCCATCGAACTGAAACGCGATGCGGCAGCGGTGATCGCGCGGCATTTTCCGGAAGCCGCAGAGCTATATGCCCGGCGTGGCTGGCAACTGCCGGCGTCAATCGGCCGGGTCTATGACGCGGGGTTGGCGCAGCGCCAGATGGGGTTTCGCTGCGCGACGGCCTTTGCCGCGATCCTGACGGCGCTGGCGAATGATGCGGCGATGCCGTTCATCCACGACGCCGATTATGTGTCGCCGGCGGTGCAAAGTTGA